The following DNA comes from Teredinibacter haidensis.
TATCTTCAAAGACCCTGGGGTACTTGAAGTATGGGTTGAGTCCGATGATGGAACCTTCGTAAACTTCAAAAACTATGATATCTGCACCTTTTCAGGCAATCTCGGTCCGAAGCTGAAGCAAGGTGACAACCAAAGCCCTGAGGGCTTCTACTATGTTAATGCAGGCAGGCTAAACCCCTGGAGTAGTTACCACTTATCTTTCAATTTAGGCTACCCCAATAAATACGACCGCTTGCAAGGCCGTACCGGTAGTGCACTGATGGTTCATGGCAGCTGCGTATCCATAGGTTGCTACGCGATGACCGACGCATATATTAATGAAATTTACGCCCTTGGCGTTGCTGCGCTAAAATCTGGGCAACCCTATTTTAGGGTTCATTCATTCCCTTTCAAACTTGAGGGCGTTACCCTATTAAAATACAGCTCAAATCAGTGGCATTCGTTTTGGCTTAACCTCAAAGAGGGTTATGATTACTTCAATAAACATAAACAACCGCCAAACGTTGAGGTATCCAATGGTAAATATGTGTTCGGCGCGTAATCCAGTGCTAACAAGTAAAGCAAGCCGACGCATAAATGCGAGGCTTCTTTAAGCGTTAGTTTTCTCTCTTGAAGCACTTAGGGGAGCTAACTTTCATCAATACTGATAGAAATTCGCACCATAAACTAAGGAAAGTAATAATGAAAAAGATAATAGCATCAGTTGGAAACAAAGGTAAAAATAATATGTTAGACGTTAAAGTGGTGCAAGGCTTACTTAATCAGCACAAATTAATTGGTTTTCAATAGATGGAAAATCAGGACCAAACACGGTTAAGAGAATAGAAGCTTTCCAAAAAAACAATTTAAAAATGATTCGTCCTGATGGCTTAGTTGATGCTAATGGTAAAACCTTCAAATATTTGGTTGCGACTAAAGTTGGGGCTAAATCAGGTGTTTCTATGTTCTTTGGTCAAAAAGGTATGAATCTTTTAAAGTCGATTGAAGAATTGGCAACTACTCCCTACGACGACCAAACAGGCAAAGATATTACAGTATGGGTAGAAGGGGCAACTATCGGTTATGGCCATTTGATCGCTAAATCTAATTGGTCAAAATACAGAGATGGTTTGACAGAGGCTGAAGCTCTTGCATTATTTAAAGCAGATTTAAGCCCTTTTGTTAACACCGTAAAAAACAAAGTTAAGGTTAGTGTTACTCAAAATGAATTTGATGCAATGGTCATACTGGCGTTTAATATAGGCGAAGCTGGTTTCTCTAGTTCATCTGTTTTAAAAATGGTGAATAATCCATTGGCAACAACCGCTTACGCTACACTTGAAAAGGCTTGAAAAGCTTGGGATAAATCTCAAGGCAAAGTCAGTCGAGGCTTAATTAGCAGAAGGCAAGCAGAGTGGAATATATATAATAAAGGAGTTTATGTAAAATGGTAAAAATAAAACAGGGTACCGCTTATAAATATATTATCGGATTTTTGTTGTCAATTGGCTTGGTTGTAGGTGTATACGCAATTGACAACCCTGAAGCACCAGACTTGATTGGTGAGTTTGAAAAACGAGAAATTATTTATTTAACGGCTATTGATCGCCCCCAAAATAGCACTAGAGATTTTTTGGTTTCCTATGATAATTATCTAATCTTTTTAGATGAGGAGTTGAATAAGGCTGCTGATAAACTTAATTCGAAATTACCTGAAGCAAGAAAATTAGAGTTGATGGCTGCACAGCAGCATTGGAGTAAATATCGTGATGCTGAGTTTGAGTTCATTAAAAATACCTGGACTCGCAAAGGTTTTGGTAGTTCTGCAGGAATTTCGCGTGGTGATTATCGAACCAGTATAATCAAAGATCGTGTTATTCAATTATTGCATTATACAAAGAACTTCTAGTTTTGAACATTTGCCTTGTTAGTTTTAATTTATACGTTTCAAAACCTGAGTTATCACATCTGACACTTTTTACTCCATTTCATGTTGTGCATGCCTACGGCATAATCGCACAACATGAAATGGAGTAAAAAGTGTAGTTTATAACAACGTTATAAGCGTTCGTAGTTGGTTGTAAGGTTTTTACGTGTTTCAATTGGGCACTGCGTTTTTTGAGAGTTTTGTGGAACCACTTTCAAGCTAAAAGGCCGCTTGTCGGCCGCCATAGTTTGAGGTTAGGAGTGTTTGTTCTCGGTGCGAGTTATACCAGCCAAGCTAAATTGTTAAAGCACAACAATATAGTTTGGCTTAGTCAATCAGTTTGTTGTTGGCTGTTTGACTCCGTTCCAACCATCTTCGCGTGGGCTAAATCCAAATATTGAAGTATGGCATTCGAGTAAGGTATTGTGGTCCTCACTAGAAAGTTCGGTACGGTTCCGCTTATAACAAATTACTTAAACATCGTTCCGGCCAAAAAGACGGCCTCCACTGGACGCAGCAAGCTGCGCCGTTTAGCAAAACGTTATAAGCGCTCGTAGTTGGTTGTAAGGTTTTTACGTGTTTCAATTGAGCGCTGAGGCCCCTGAGGGTTTCGTGGAACCACTTTTAGGCTAAAAGGCCGCCTGTCGGCCGCCATAGTTTGAGGTTAAGAGTGTTCGTTCTCGGTGCAAGTTATACCAGCCAAACTAAATTGTTAAAGAGCAACAATATAATTTGGCTTAGTCAACCAGTTTGTTGCTGGTTGTTTGGCTTCGTTCCAACCATCTTTGCGTCGGCCAAGTCAAAATATTGAAGTAGCGTCTTTGAGTAAGGTGTTGTGGTCATCACTAGCAGGTTCTGTGCAGTTCCGCTTATAACAAATTACTTAAACATCGTTCCGGCCAAAAGACGGCCTCCACTGGACGCAGCAAGCTGCGCCGTTTAGCAAAACGTTATATGTGATTTTGGATCATTATGCGTGAAATCAGTGAGTTCTTAAAAATAATAGATAGTTTTGGTTACGTTAGCTATTATCGTGGTCACGCAGATAATAGCTGGGATCTACTTCCTTCGCTTTCTAGAACAGAAGTATCTTCAATTGATGTATTTAATTGTTCGAACTGGTCAGATTTAGAAAGGGAAATTTTACGCGCTTTTGAAAAACACGGATGTTCAATTATTAATACACCTCCTAAAAATTCACTTGAATGGTTAATTCATGCGCAGCATCATGGTTTACCAACAAGGCTACTTGATTGGAGTTCAAATCCGTTAAAGGCTTTATTCTTTGCTGTTGAAAATCCGGAGCTTGATCATTTAGACGGCGTAGTTTTTGGTGCTTCGGTCGTTACAAACTTTGTAATGGATAAATATGTTGAAATTGATCAACATAATAAAATTATAGGCTTTCATTCTTCAAGTTTAAATAAGAGAGTGACGGCTCAAGAAGGTTGCTTTACTTTAACCCCTTTACCTGATTACTGGGGTGATTTTATGAAAGTCGAAGCTGATAATAATTCATTGGATTACCTTGGGAGGTGTGATATTCCTAAAGAAAATAAACCTGCTCTAAGAAAGCAGTTAAAAAAATTAGGAGTAACTCATCAGTTTCTTTTTCCTGATCTTGACGGTTTAGCTAAATCAATAAAAAGAGATTTCGGCTTGTGATTAATTACATATAACAAGTTGCTCAAACGGAAAAATAACAGTTGGCCATCGCTTTGCGATTATAGCCAACCATTATTTTCCGCTTAGCAATGCGTTATATTTAAATTCGAATAAGGAGAACTTTATGAGTAAAGGAATTTTTCTACTAATTTTTATTTGTGTTTCTGTCACAGTACAAGCCGATGTGTATAAATGTTCAGGCGGAAAAAACGGTCAGTATTATGCAGACACTGGTTGTGCTAATGGCGAAGTTGAATCTATTGTTGTAGTGCGGAAACCAAATATTTCTATGCCTGTAGAGGCTACGGAAAGTGTTAAAGCTGGATACGAATTGTTTTTTGGGCCAGAGCGCATTGGCCACGAACCGGAATGGACTTTAGCTCAAGCTTTTGAACATCTTCGTTGGTACAAAAACAAGAATAGCACTACACAAAAAGCGAAGGGATACTACAATGGAACAGTTATTATTCTTCGTGATGTTTCAGTAAAGTAAATATAACAAGTTGGTGAACCCGACCTTCACTGCGTTGTGCGTTTTGTGCTTAAATAGCACAAAACTTCAACTCCGTTCCGGCGGGTTACCAAAGCGTTATAGCTCAATCGGAAAAGTTAACTGGCATACAAATGATTAAGACAAGAGTCATTGCTACTTTAAATATCCTGGCTGCTGCCTCAGCTTGGCCACTTTTATTCGTAGCTTTAGTATTTGGTATGCGCCCGGCAGACCAACCTGCAACATTCTTGCAAAATCTAGCATTTGCTGTACCAATACTTTTGTTTGCTGCTTCAATTTGGGTTTCTGGTTTTTTTTTCAAGCGCCATCCAAAACTTTGTACCATTAGCTCACTTATCGCTCTTTTAGTGCTTGTTGGCATGATCTGGTCTGTGGTCTCAATGTAGAGCGCTATAACAAAGCGGTCAATGTCGCCTTCGGCTGGACCTCCACTGCGTTGGTTAATTTGTGCTTTAATAGCACAAATTAACCAACTCCGTTGCGGCCCATTACCGCGACGTTATAGCGGTCATTAGTATTTTACATTTTTAGGTGAGTCTCAAGTATCCCTTACCTTACTTCGTAGGGGCTTGGTTAAGCAGTTGGATCGTAAATCGCGAGATTCTACATCGCTAACGTAGTTTCTTTATCGTTGGTGGTATTTAACTACGAGTCTTTGCCAGTTTGGATGTTGTGCTGTTGCTCGGCTTTTGTCAGTAGTGATAGTGTTTAAAGAATAATAGGTTGGGGCGGCCTGGTCGCTATTGTCGGCGATGGCTCTGTTAGAGAAATGGGGAAAGTTTGTAGGTATGAACGCTGCTTTGCTATAACAAAGCCATCAAACCTGACACTTTTTACTCCATTTCATGTTGTGCATGCCTGCGGCATAATCGCACAACATTACATTACGTAAAAAGTGCAGTTTATAACAACGTTAGGCTGAGCATTACTCCTATAGCAATTACATTAAAAATTCGTCAAAAAGGATCACTTCATGTCTTTCTTCATTCCATCTGGATTGCAAAACTTCATAAATCACTCGCATACTATGCTGTTTCTATTTACACCGTGGATGAAAACGGCCTATGGGGAATTAGGGCAAAGCGAAGTTGCTGGCGTCAAAGCAAACCCGAGAATCCTCAATTACTTCAACGCATCAAAATTTTGGGGAACGGATGATTCAGGCGGTAAAAATGCATGGTGTGGGTCTTTTGTTGCTTGGGTCATGAAAGAAAATGGCCATACGCCAGTGAAGAATGCCTTTCGTGCAAAGTCTTGGAAAGATTTTGGTAAAACCATTAAAGACCCCGTTTTTGGTGCAATCGCGATTAAGAGCCGCAAAGGTGGTGGGCATGTAGGCTTTGTTGTAGGTAAAAGCGCTTCGGGTAAAGAGCTATTTATTTTAGGAGGAAATCAGGGGGATAAAGTCAGTATTGCTGAATACCCGCGAAATGTATGGGAAACTTTTGTTGTACCTAAAACCTTTGATAAAAATTCTGGCCGTCTACCCGTTTATACAGCCCCAGCAGAAAAAGCCGGCTCGGAAGCATAGTACAGAATATATTGGCCTTATGTTAAAGGCAAGGCAAAAAGTAACAGAGTCGAATAGCGAGGTAAACAATGACTAATAATTTTAAAAAAATCAGCACTAAAACCACTGTAACGATGAAAATTCTAGTTATTTTTTTTGGTGCTATGATAAACCAAGCCTGTACGAATCAAGCTAATGCGCAACAAGAATTTCTAACCGAATCTGTCTTGAGTACTTCTTTTACTGCAGTGGTAACCCACAAAAAAGTAATGAAACTATCCTCAAACGCAAATGATGGCGATGAGTATGAGTTAAGTGCTGAGGTTATCAAACACATATCTGGTAAAAAGCAAAAGGTGATTAACTACCGGATGTTCGTCGAGCCCGGTGAAGAAGTAGTATTGAACCGAGACCTAGTGATTATCACCTTGTGTGAAAACAAGGGCCAATATTACTGGCCTGGTGTTGGAGCAGAGTTCCCGGCCACTGAAGCTTTTATCAAGACGGCTGGCAAAGCTGCCAAAATGAAGTCAAACCAATCTCCCACTGAATTAGGCAGTCATTGTGAAAACTAAGAGTTATTACTTGGCTCGAAGAAGCCCGGTTTCACTATCGCCCCCCCCCTTTCAGCTGAGGTAAAGCGAGATTGTATCGTGCCTGAAATTCACCTTCTCCCTGATACATATATGGGGTATATCCATTGTTTAAGCTGGCTCCGTTGGGACCGCCTAACAAAAAGCTGCACGCGGATACATATTGCTACGCTCGTTTTTGTGTATGTCGCGTTGCTCCATTTTTACACAAAAACGCTCTCCGCAATATGTGCCAGTGAGCTTGGCGTTAGCATTCAGTATCAAATTTTTCATAATTACATTTAATATAAGGAAGTAACTTTATGCACCACGAAATGCATTACGATGGGCAAAGCCTCAAATGGGATACACGCGGGAAATTCAAGGCAACATCTGGCTTACCAGAGTCTCAATTACCCAAAAATCAATGTGTTCCTGATAGCGGGCCAATACCAGAGGGTTTTTATAAAATTTTCCTTGCGAATCATGGTTTAGCTAAAGATGATGGTAGAGGATTATGCGCGTTAAAACCATCTTGGGGTATTCAAAGTATCTCTAGTGGTGAAGAAGCTGGTTAGTGTGCGCCATATTGGGCTAACTGGGGTGAAAATAGAGCTAGAATGGAGCCTGCTGATCTTGCGGCTAAGTCAAAATGTAGTCCCACTATGCGTGGTGGTTTTTATCTTCATGATTCAACCAAAGGATATAGCCATGGTTGTATTGAGGTTGAAACTCGAATTTTCCCTTTATTACGTGCATTTAATAAAGCAACAAATAAAAATACGATTATATTAAAAGTTAAATATAACAAAGGGGTGGCAACAAATGGCGGAACGAAGATTTAGCTTTATATTGTTACTTTTAATATCTGCTTGTTCTCAGGCTACACAAAGATCAGAAACAAAAGTTACAATTGAAAATAGTTTGTCAAGTTGTTTAAAGATCCAAGATGAAAAAATTGTATATAAAAATGATTTCCCAGTCTTAAATGCGTCATTTACAACTTTGAGTTCTACTTCTGAGTGTGGGTGTAAATCGAAAATATCGGCTTATACTTCTGAATTACAAATCGGGAATATCAGGTCAAAGTTAATGGAAGCAAAATATGTTTTCGTAAATGGGAAAGAGTTGAATATTCCAGTGGCAACTAGCAAACAACTTGTTGGGGACTACGGCTTGGTTGTTAAGTTCAGTTGTGGGTTACCAGACTTGAATGCTAACAAGGAATTTAAACGGAACTAAAACAGTGGGTTACGTTCCGCTTCGCTCCACAGTATAACCCACAATTTTAGTCCGCTTAATGCGGCGTTATAAGCGCTCGTATTTGGTTGAAAAATGTTTACGTGTTTCAATTGAGCGCAGAGGCGCCTGAGGGTTTCGTGGAACCACTTTTAGGCTAAAAGGCAGCCTGTCGGCCGCCATAGTTTGAGGTTAAGAGTGTTCGTTCTCGGTGCGAGTTATACCAGCCAAACTAAATTGTTAAAGAACAGCAATATAGTTTGGCTTTGTAAATCAGTTTGTTGGTGGTTATTTTCCTTCGTTCCAACCATATTTGCGTGGGCTAAGTCCAAATATTGAAGTATGGCGTTGGAGTAAGGTATTGTGGTTCTCACTAGACAGTTCGGTGCGGTTCCG
Coding sequences within:
- a CDS encoding L,D-transpeptidase family protein, whose amino-acid sequence is MNKLKPIIFLLSILLGLESLAVEIPTSARAERSIASVEPALKKELSNLGLKYGAPIFIRIFKDPGVLEVWVESDDGTFVNFKNYDICTFSGNLGPKLKQGDNQSPEGFYYVNAGRLNPWSSYHLSFNLGYPNKYDRLQGRTGSALMVHGSCVSIGCYAMTDAYINEIYALGVAALKSGQPYFRVHSFPFKLEGVTLLKYSSNQWHSFWLNLKEGYDYFNKHKQPPNVEVSNGKYVFGA
- a CDS encoding lysozyme, translating into MIRPDGLVDANGKTFKYLVATKVGAKSGVSMFFGQKGMNLLKSIEELATTPYDDQTGKDITVWVEGATIGYGHLIAKSNWSKYRDGLTEAEALALFKADLSPFVNTVKNKVKVSVTQNEFDAMVILAFNIGEAGFSSSSVLKMVNNPLATTAYATLEKA
- a CDS encoding lysozyme inhibitor LprI family protein, whose amino-acid sequence is MVKIKQGTAYKYIIGFLLSIGLVVGVYAIDNPEAPDLIGEFEKREIIYLTAIDRPQNSTRDFLVSYDNYLIFLDEELNKAADKLNSKLPEARKLELMAAQQHWSKYRDAEFEFIKNTWTRKGFGSSAGISRGDYRTSIIKDRVIQLLHYTKNF
- a CDS encoding FRG domain-containing protein is translated as MREISEFLKIIDSFGYVSYYRGHADNSWDLLPSLSRTEVSSIDVFNCSNWSDLEREILRAFEKHGCSIINTPPKNSLEWLIHAQHHGLPTRLLDWSSNPLKALFFAVENPELDHLDGVVFGASVVTNFVMDKYVEIDQHNKIIGFHSSSLNKRVTAQEGCFTLTPLPDYWGDFMKVEADNNSLDYLGRCDIPKENKPALRKQLKKLGVTHQFLFPDLDGLAKSIKRDFGL
- a CDS encoding TIGR02594 family protein, with the translated sequence MSFFIPSGLQNFINHSHTMLFLFTPWMKTAYGELGQSEVAGVKANPRILNYFNASKFWGTDDSGGKNAWCGSFVAWVMKENGHTPVKNAFRAKSWKDFGKTIKDPVFGAIAIKSRKGGGHVGFVVGKSASGKELFILGGNQGDKVSIAEYPRNVWETFVVPKTFDKNSGRLPVYTAPAEKAGSEA
- a CDS encoding DUF2195 family protein, with protein sequence MAERRFSFILLLLISACSQATQRSETKVTIENSLSSCLKIQDEKIVYKNDFPVLNASFTTLSSTSECGCKSKISAYTSELQIGNIRSKLMEAKYVFVNGKELNIPVATSKQLVGDYGLVVKFSCGLPDLNANKEFKRN